One Bombus pyrosoma isolate SC7728 linkage group LG11, ASM1482585v1, whole genome shotgun sequence DNA segment encodes these proteins:
- the LOC122572913 gene encoding chondroitin sulfate synthase 2 produces the protein MTKHYQKMNPVLKIFLTHCWANIHLIIGISMGLSFSMMLIPVNVDNSNGNTEYSMHYLNYQDDLDEYEPKININSKPQQAQKVSKALVRPRYYSTELGIREKLFIGVITSQQYLYSRDIAINKTIAHIVDKVRYFISIPEGTKPNVTLPGIVGFTDTRSILKPFHTMKYIIDNYLENYDYYFLIKDVSYINVKKLVKFVTKISVSQNVHVGVLGDIPTYCSLDSGILLSNSIIQELKNNLDWCVKNAYSDSDDVNFGRCIVHSTSTPCSDHIQGQKFRHTKLEPTFLFEMNLKELIRNKEFLSSLVIYPIYDHLLAYKLNTYFAATKSVEIQEKISNIRKSILNMAVLGPPQERNVSWPIGNQPGNKAIGRFDILRWSYFNQTHIFLNTDFSTVQELKTDAKFDIDRTINITASSIIADYQYTFKFNKLLNGYKRFDASRGMNYILDLEFTNVNTGKILRKRIEVCKPLGKVEILPVPYVTENTRINIILTINPSKKQDALNFLEHYAIDCMEKKYKTFLMMVLLYNFDSASKGRADIYYEIKQYALSLADKYKKQQSKITWLSVRLPNIVTSIETNQLLNIAVTDLCIRKFSPESLILLVETGIQLRLDYLNRIRMNTINQYQVFSPIPFMEYHPDIAHMNDIKQVDTDINRNHGRYDEYNFNNIAFYVRDYNTMRKTTEASIPIIHSDRDISSMLNLLQNIPDTSLYDMFVSFSNLHILRAIEPALKVRYKNVDCFGTTDNISNFCTRSKNHHLGRRSQLARLILDYETYKNSLLR, from the exons atgaCCAAACATTATCAAAAAATGAATCCTgtgctaaaaatatttttaacccATTGTTGggcaaatatacatttaataattggGATTAGCATGGGTCTAAGTTTCAGTATGATGTTAATACCAGTTAATGTAGATAATTCTAATGGGAATACAGAGTATTCAatgcattatttaaattaccaaGATGACTTGGATGAATATGaaccaaaaataaatattaacagcAAACCTCAACAGGCACAAAAAGTTTCTAAAGCATTAGTACGTCCAAGATATTATTCTACAGAACTTGGAATCAGAGAGAAATTATTCATTGGAGTGATAACAAGTCAACAATACCTATATAGTAGAGACAtagcaattaataaaactattgCACACATTGTGGACAAagtacgatatttcatttctataccTGAAGGAACAAAGCCTAATGTTACTCTTCCTGGTATAGTTGGATTTACAGATACCAGAAGCATTTTGAAACCATTCCAtactatgaaatatataattgacaattatttggaaaattatgaTTACTATTTCTTAATCAAAGATGTAAGCTACatcaatgttaaaaaattagtaaaattcgTTACCAAGATTAGTGTAAGTCAAAATGTTCATGTGGGGGTTCTTGGAGACATTCCAACTTATTGTTCCTTGG aTTCAGGAATCCTTCTGAGCAATTCGATAATACAGGAATTAAAGAACAATTTGGATTGGTGTGTAAAAAATGCTTATTCTGATTCGGATGATGTCAATTTTGGGCGATGTATTGTTCATTCTACCTCGACACCTTGCTCTGATCACATACAAGGTCAGAAATTTCGGCATACCAAATTGGAaccaacatttttatttgagatGAATCTGAAggaattaattagaaacaaaGAATTTCTAAGTTCACTTGTAATATATCCAATATATGACCACCTTCTTGCCTACAAATTGAACACTTATTTTGCAGCA aCAAAGTCCGTGGAAATTCAAGAAAAGATTTCCAATATTCGGAAATCGATTTTAAATATGGCAGTTTTAGGGCCTCCACAAGAACGCAATGTTTCATGGCCAATTGGTAATCAACCAGGAAATAAAGCTATTGGTcgttttgatattttacgatggtcatattttaatcaaactcACATATTTCTAAATACTGATTTTTCAACTGTACAAGAATTAAAAACCGATGCTAAATTTGACATAGATCGAACGATTAATATTACAGCTTCTAGTATAATCGCTGATTATCAATATacattcaaatttaataaattattgaatggATATAAAAGGTTTGATGCATCTCGAGGAATGAATTACATATTAGACTTGGAGTTTACCAATGTTAATACTGGTAAAATATTGAGGAAGAGGATTGAAGTGTGCAAACCGCTTGGAAAAGTTGAGATCTTGCCTGTTCCGTACGTAACAGAAAACAcgagaataaatataatactaacCATAAATCCATCAAAGAAACAGGATGCGCTGAACTTTTTGGAGCACTATGCTATAGACTGTATGGAAAAAAAGTACAAAACCTTTCTTATGAtg gtccttttatataattttgactCTGCATCTAAAGGAAGGGCAGATATATACTATGAGATTAAACAATATGCACTATCATTGGCtgataaatataagaaacaacAGTCAAAAATTACCTGGCTTTCTGTACGCTTACCGAATATTGTAACGTCCATTGAAACAAATCAGTTGCTGAACATAGCTGTTACAGATTtatgtataagaaaattttcaccCGAAAGTTTAATACTTCTCGTCGAAACTGGAATACAACTTCGGCTGGATTATTTAAATAGG atcCGTATGAATACCATAAACCAATACCAAGTATTCAGTCCAATTCCTTTCATGGAATACCATCCTGATATAGCTCATATGAACGATATAAAACAAGTTGATACGGATATTAATCGCAATCATGGAAGATACgacgaatataatttcaataatattgcCTTTTATGTTAGAGACTATAACACca TGAGAAAAACCACTGAGGCTAGCATTCCAATAATACACTCCGATCGAGATATTTCATCGATGCTAAATCTTTTACAGAATATTCCCGATACTTCTCTATACGAtatgtttgtttctttcagTAACCTACATATTTTACGCGCAATAGAACCAGCTCTCAAAGTAaggtataaaaatgttgattgCTTTGGTACAACTGATAATATCAGCAATTTCTGTACACGGTCGAAGAATCATCACTTAGGTCGACGTAGTCAACTTGCTAGATTAATACTCGACTATGAAACTTATAAGAATAGTTTACTAAGATAA
- the LOC122572915 gene encoding alanine--glyoxylate aminotransferase 2, mitochondrial isoform X2 translates to MLINKCFQVTTTSANLSSFINLKWFTIQTRNFVTTVKDVLKMPDCEYVPFTNKITNYREIKKAYESIISPSLKQFYKEPLLIHEGRGQWLWDHRGKRYLDMFGGVATVSVGHSHPKITAAISEQASKLNHVSSVYMHTHLYEYVTKLTTKFSNKLRVVYLTNSGSEANELAFLMARIYTRNQNIVSLKNGYHGATYGTSASTAMSTWKFPFVAQPPGYLHAVYPDVYKGNWGGSKCRDSPVQVIGRECDCGDEECVASEKYFQKFDESFRFSLASTHSVAAFVAESIQGIGGAVQYPKYFLQKIYNYIHEKGGLCIADEVQTGFGRTGEYFWGFENHDVEPDIVTLAKGIGNGFPLGAVVTSSEISESLNSALHFNTFGGNPLACIVGSTVLDIIKEEDLQQNAYTVGTYLIDRLSTLLLEFPNIVGDVRGKGLMIGIELISNSETKKPLQTEYVLEIFENIKNMGVLVGKGGLYANVRCCE, encoded by the exons atgttaataaataagtgTTTTCAAGTCACCACAACTTCTGCTAATTTATCATCTTTTATAAACTTAAAAT GGTTCACTATACAAACCAGAAATTTCGTCACTACGGTGAaagatgttttaaaaatgCCTGATTGCGAATACGTACCTTTTACCAACAAG ATTACAAattatagagaaattaaaaaggcATACGAATCGATTATATCTCCTTCTTTGAAGCAATTTTACAAAGAACCATTATTAATACACGAAGGTCGAGGGCAATGGTTGTGGGACCATCGTGGAAAACGATATTTGGATATGTTCGGCGGGGTTGCTACTGTGTCTGTTGGTCATTCTCATCC aaaaataacAGCTGCTATATCTGAACAAGCGTCTAAATTGAACCACGTATCTTCCGTTTATATGCATACCcatttatatgaatatgtaaCCAAGTTAACaactaaattttcaaacaaattgaGAGTAGTATATCTAACAAATAGCGGATCGGAAGCAAATGAATTGGCGTTCTTAATGGCTAGGATCTACACGCGCAACCAGAATATCGTATCGCTAAAAAATGGATATCATGGTGCAACTTATGGAACCTCAGCATCTACAGCCATGAGTACATGGAAATTTCCATTTGTTGCACAACCACCTGGCTATTTACAT GCGGTATATCCAGATGTATACAAAGGTAATTGGGGTGGATCAAAATGTAGAGATTCGCCTGTACAAGTGATAGGAAGGGAATGCGATTGCGGAGATGAAGAATGTGTAgcttctgaaaaatattttcagaaattcgATGAATCATTTCGTTTTAGTTTGGCAAGTACGCACAGTGTCGCAGCGTTTGTAGCTGAAAGTATACAG GGAATAGGAGGTGCAGTTCAGTATCCCAAATATTTCCttcagaaaatatataattatatccaTGAAAAGGGTGGTCTTTGTATAGCAGATGAAGTTCAGACTGGTTTCGGTAGGACGGGTGAATATTTTTGGGGTTTCGAGAACCACGATGTGGAACCGGATATAGTAACTTTAGCAAAGGGAATAGGAAACGGATTTCCTCTTGGAGCTGTAGTGACAAGTAGTGAGATTTCCGAAAGTTTGAATTCAGCATTGCACTTTAACACGTTCGGAGGAAATCCACTTGCGTGCATCGTAGGATCAACGGTATTAGAT attataaaagaagaagatctTCAACAAAATGCATATACAGTCGGGACATATTTGATCGATCGCTTGAGTACTTTGTTATTAGAATTTCCCAATATCGTTGGTGATGTTAGAGGAAAGGGATTAATGATTggaattgaattaatttcgaacTCCGAAACGAAAAAGCCGTTACAAACGGAATACGTGCTCGAGATTTTCgagaatatcaaaaatatggGTGTTCTTGTTGGTAAAGGAG
- the LOC122572915 gene encoding alanine--glyoxylate aminotransferase 2, mitochondrial isoform X1 → MLINKCFQVTTTSANLSSFINLKWFTIQTRNFVTTVKDVLKMPDCEYVPFTNKITNYREIKKAYESIISPSLKQFYKEPLLIHEGRGQWLWDHRGKRYLDMFGGVATVSVGHSHPKITAAISEQASKLNHVSSVYMHTHLYEYVTKLTTKFSNKLRVVYLTNSGSEANELAFLMARIYTRNQNIVSLKNGYHGATYGTSASTAMSTWKFPFVAQPPGYLHAVYPDVYKGNWGGSKCRDSPVQVIGRECDCGDEECVASEKYFQKFDESFRFSLASTHSVAAFVAESIQGIGGAVQYPKYFLQKIYNYIHEKGGLCIADEVQTGFGRTGEYFWGFENHDVEPDIVTLAKGIGNGFPLGAVVTSSEISESLNSALHFNTFGGNPLACIVGSTVLDIIKEEDLQQNAYTVGTYLIDRLSTLLLEFPNIVGDVRGKGLMIGIELISNSETKKPLQTEYVLEIFENIKNMGVLVGKGGLYANVLRIKPPLCVTKMDADFTFAVIKRTLEIHQEKYKQIKG, encoded by the exons atgttaataaataagtgTTTTCAAGTCACCACAACTTCTGCTAATTTATCATCTTTTATAAACTTAAAAT GGTTCACTATACAAACCAGAAATTTCGTCACTACGGTGAaagatgttttaaaaatgCCTGATTGCGAATACGTACCTTTTACCAACAAG ATTACAAattatagagaaattaaaaaggcATACGAATCGATTATATCTCCTTCTTTGAAGCAATTTTACAAAGAACCATTATTAATACACGAAGGTCGAGGGCAATGGTTGTGGGACCATCGTGGAAAACGATATTTGGATATGTTCGGCGGGGTTGCTACTGTGTCTGTTGGTCATTCTCATCC aaaaataacAGCTGCTATATCTGAACAAGCGTCTAAATTGAACCACGTATCTTCCGTTTATATGCATACCcatttatatgaatatgtaaCCAAGTTAACaactaaattttcaaacaaattgaGAGTAGTATATCTAACAAATAGCGGATCGGAAGCAAATGAATTGGCGTTCTTAATGGCTAGGATCTACACGCGCAACCAGAATATCGTATCGCTAAAAAATGGATATCATGGTGCAACTTATGGAACCTCAGCATCTACAGCCATGAGTACATGGAAATTTCCATTTGTTGCACAACCACCTGGCTATTTACAT GCGGTATATCCAGATGTATACAAAGGTAATTGGGGTGGATCAAAATGTAGAGATTCGCCTGTACAAGTGATAGGAAGGGAATGCGATTGCGGAGATGAAGAATGTGTAgcttctgaaaaatattttcagaaattcgATGAATCATTTCGTTTTAGTTTGGCAAGTACGCACAGTGTCGCAGCGTTTGTAGCTGAAAGTATACAG GGAATAGGAGGTGCAGTTCAGTATCCCAAATATTTCCttcagaaaatatataattatatccaTGAAAAGGGTGGTCTTTGTATAGCAGATGAAGTTCAGACTGGTTTCGGTAGGACGGGTGAATATTTTTGGGGTTTCGAGAACCACGATGTGGAACCGGATATAGTAACTTTAGCAAAGGGAATAGGAAACGGATTTCCTCTTGGAGCTGTAGTGACAAGTAGTGAGATTTCCGAAAGTTTGAATTCAGCATTGCACTTTAACACGTTCGGAGGAAATCCACTTGCGTGCATCGTAGGATCAACGGTATTAGAT attataaaagaagaagatctTCAACAAAATGCATATACAGTCGGGACATATTTGATCGATCGCTTGAGTACTTTGTTATTAGAATTTCCCAATATCGTTGGTGATGTTAGAGGAAAGGGATTAATGATTggaattgaattaatttcgaacTCCGAAACGAAAAAGCCGTTACAAACGGAATACGTGCTCGAGATTTTCgagaatatcaaaaatatggGTGTTCTTGTTGGTAAAGGAG
- the LOC122572923 gene encoding evolutionarily conserved signaling intermediate in Toll pathway, mitochondrial — protein sequence MNILMRSIIISLNKSQIIKKHASVQLTIVNHFHNNKIFYNKDNPDSDITPYRFNVQIKEKKTFLEIIRIYKRDDHARKAQLQFITTALKYMDEFDVNKDLETYKALFDIFPKGRYIPENKFQLMMYHYPKHQDTALLILNKMESNFVIPDYEMQKMIVDTFGKNGLVMKKCCSMFYWLPKFSQLNPWPLPVPIPTDAKVLAQFALAKISSIDVQANTTVYRTKDVPDAIDDTWIVSTMSKSQQELLAVQPTDKSLTVEGPFAIWVDKYYIDYFVLKGETIKREIIYEECDDITKLKIPFWEKHNFKIPVTIHEQEDGVYYAMCATGTSSKDSLLSWIRCLQKTNPILEKIPVTFKLKSITNEELYIKDDKKLDVKQISENMDATEK from the exons atgaatatattaatgaGAAGCATAATCATCtcattaaataaatcacaaataattaaaaaacatgcAAGTGTACAACTGACAATCGTTAACCATTTtcataacaataaaattttctataataaagataatccAGATAGTGACATTACACCTTATCGTTTTAAcgtgcaaataaaagaaaaaaaaacttttttggaaattatacgtatatataaaaggGATGACCATGCTAGAAAAGCACAATTACAATTCATAACAActgctttaaaatatatggatGAATTTGATGTAAATAAAGACTTAGAAACTTACAAGgcattatttgatatatttccaAAAGGAAGGTACATaccagaaaataaatttcaacttaTGATGTATCATTATCCAAAACATCAGGATACGGCTCTATTAATACTTAACAAAATGgaaagtaattttgtaataccTGATTATGAAATGCAAAAAATGATTGTAGATACTTTTGGTAAAAATGGTTTagttatgaaaaaatgttgcaGCATGTTTTATTGGTTACCAAAATTTTCTCAACTAAACCCTTGGCCACTACCAGTACCTATACCAACAGACGCGAAAGTACTTGCCCAATTTGCATTAGCAAAAATATCGAGCATAGATGTACAAGCTAATACTACTGTATATAGAACAAAGGATGTACCTGATGCAATTGACGATACATGGATTGTATCTACCATGAGTAAATCACAACAAGAACTTCTTGCCGTACAACCAACTGATAAATCATTAACTGTCGAAGGTCCTTTTGCAATTTGggttgataaatattatatagattattttgtattaaaaggAGAGACAATAAAAAGGGAGATCATTTATGAAGAGTGTGatg atataactaaattgaaaattccattttgGGAAAAACATAACTTTAAAATACCAGTTACTATTCATGAACAGGAAGATGGTGTATATTATGCAATGTGTGCTACAGGTACATCTTCTAAAGATTCCCTATTATCATGGATAAGATGCTTACAAAAAACAAATCcgattttggaaaaaataccagtaacatttaaattaaaatcaattacaaatgaagaattataCATCAAAGATGATAAAAAACTTGATGTAAAACAAATATCTGAGAATATGGATGCAACagaaaaatag